One genomic region from Actinocatenispora thailandica encodes:
- a CDS encoding endonuclease/exonuclease/phosphatase family protein, translating into MAGRVRVLSYNVHGLSDDREALYRVVRAARPDIVFVQEAPRRFRWRTRCAELARHCGLFFGAGGGPAIGNLIMVGQRVRVLRDWSLRFPLTPGRHLRGVAFADCALADGGRVTAVGTHLGTDPAERTDQAERLAAVVSAQQQPVLFAADLNEAPGGQVWSHLTSTTLADPAPGKGDPTYPATAPRLRLDTVLAPATAVVHDYRVIDSDDARRASDHLPVLANLTLS; encoded by the coding sequence GTGGCCGGGCGGGTGCGGGTGTTGAGCTACAACGTGCACGGGCTCTCCGACGACCGGGAGGCGCTGTACCGGGTGGTCCGCGCGGCGCGGCCGGACATCGTGTTCGTGCAGGAGGCGCCGCGCCGGTTCCGCTGGCGTACCCGCTGCGCCGAACTCGCCCGGCACTGCGGGCTGTTCTTCGGCGCCGGTGGCGGTCCCGCCATCGGCAACCTGATCATGGTGGGGCAGCGGGTCCGGGTGCTGCGTGACTGGTCACTGCGGTTCCCGCTGACCCCGGGCCGGCACCTTCGCGGCGTGGCGTTCGCCGACTGCGCGCTGGCCGACGGCGGGCGCGTCACCGCCGTCGGTACCCATCTGGGTACCGACCCGGCCGAGCGCACCGACCAGGCCGAGCGGCTCGCCGCGGTGGTGAGTGCCCAGCAGCAGCCGGTGCTGTTCGCGGCCGACCTGAACGAGGCGCCGGGCGGCCAGGTCTGGTCGCACCTGACGAGCACGACGCTCGCGGACCCGGCCCCGGGCAAGGGCGACCCGACGTACCCGGCGACCGCGCCACGGTTGCGGCTCGACACCGTGCTGGCGCCGGCGACCGCGGTGGTGCACGACTACCGGGTGATCGACTCGGACGACGCCCGCCGGGCCTCCGACCACCTGCCGGTGCTCGCCAACCTGACCCTGTCCTAG